The following are encoded in a window of uncultured Sphaerochaeta sp. genomic DNA:
- a CDS encoding V-type ATPase subunit yields MNSDRVSLYGFINAKLRAKIGLMRQSKVIENLLHASSLVEAVGVLRDSKYHAVAEAYDRTGDLQQMELVLLGMEISMYKEVAGYLEGSSADLINHLLGKIEIDNLKNTLRLWYSSIMRQRPIRHRSEYLFKDTILSDIDWTALINATSWEAFGTALKDSPYHATVTAFSEQDLQQSGLFPLETELDRMWYVHLMECVKTLKKADEDVATSMILLEIDLRNLMMLVRYGWYHHMDADAVKRLLLPWGKVVSSKESEAYLRQNSSERNPHAIINRYYPGLEEQQHSGSVQGDEASVLETLKIEGYLAERRKAIYQRMLSQDPFTIGLSLSYFFLFKEETSMVKAILNGKYYGYEEAYIRGVLV; encoded by the coding sequence ATGAACAGTGATCGGGTATCGTTGTATGGGTTCATCAATGCCAAGCTTCGGGCTAAGATTGGTTTGATGCGACAGAGCAAGGTTATTGAAAACCTTCTGCACGCTTCTTCCCTGGTAGAGGCTGTGGGGGTGCTTCGTGACTCCAAATACCACGCAGTGGCTGAGGCATACGACCGAACCGGAGACCTTCAGCAGATGGAGCTGGTACTTCTTGGGATGGAGATTTCCATGTACAAGGAGGTTGCAGGGTATCTTGAGGGAAGTAGTGCCGATTTGATCAACCATCTCCTTGGAAAAATCGAGATAGATAACCTGAAGAACACACTCCGCCTCTGGTACAGCAGCATCATGCGGCAGCGGCCAATCCGACATCGCAGTGAGTACCTCTTCAAGGATACCATCCTCTCTGATATAGATTGGACTGCCTTGATCAATGCAACCAGCTGGGAAGCATTCGGTACTGCACTGAAGGATAGCCCTTATCATGCCACCGTTACTGCATTTAGTGAGCAAGACCTGCAGCAATCAGGATTGTTCCCCCTCGAGACAGAGCTGGACCGAATGTGGTATGTGCATCTGATGGAGTGTGTGAAGACGCTCAAGAAAGCAGATGAAGATGTGGCTACTTCCATGATTCTCCTGGAAATTGATCTGCGCAATCTTATGATGTTGGTACGCTACGGATGGTACCACCATATGGATGCTGATGCAGTGAAGAGATTGCTGCTTCCTTGGGGGAAGGTTGTCTCAAGCAAGGAGAGTGAGGCGTATTTGAGGCAGAATTCCTCAGAACGTAATCCTCATGCAATTATCAACCGCTATTATCCAGGGCTTGAGGAGCAACAGCATTCCGGCAGCGTGCAAGGTGATGAGGCGAGTGTGCTTGAGACCTTAAAAATTGAAGGGTACTTGGCTGAGCGGAGAAAAGCCATTTACCAACGTATGCTCTCCCAGGACCCCTTTACCATCGGACTCTCCTTGTCCTACTTCTTCCTCTTCAAGGAAGAGACGAGCATGGTGAAGGCTATTCTCAATGGGAAGTATTACGGATATGAAGAAGCGTATATCAGGGGGGTGTTGGTATGA